The nucleotide window CGTTTTCATATCAGTCAGAGTCGACTCCGGCTTTCCTAGCACCGCCACAAAAGGTCCGAAGCTTGCAAGGTTAATTTTGGTGACCACCTCTGCTAAAATCCTTCCCCAAAAGCGGGCCCAACCTCGCAGCTCCATCATTATTGTTCCAGCCCACCACCACACGCCGGACAACATATTGGTCGACTGTAAGTTATAGAACCCAGATCAACTACATTGTCCTGCTCTAACAAAGCCCCGATTAACCATCGCAACCATCTAAGAGAGAGGAAAAGCATTCCACAGCAGCCTCAAAATCCGACAACCACCTGTCACAAACCAATCACCAACCCGTCCGACTGCACCCGTCAAGCGACTACGAGGCTACAAGCCCATGTCAGTGAGAGGGCGCCGCTGGACAGGCCACACTGctacttttgtttttctcaaactCTAGTTCTCCCCTATTTTTGCGGAGCTAGGTAACATGCTTCTATTGATAGTTCGGGTTCTCtaaacattagaaaaaacaaaaaaagattaaaaaaaataatcaaaagATTGGCTCCGGAGATCGAATAATCATTCTGAATAATGAGTGGAGGAAAATGATGTCTCGGATGAACCCACCCTTTTATTTAAAGTTTATAACCATTTGAGCTACATAGTAACTAGAAATAAGTTACAATTTACAATGAAATGTGAAAAGATATAGTCTCGACCTAATTAAGAATGCATTCTTTTTTGTCATGTATTTATTAAGGAAAAGTTACATCATACAAACTCATCATATACAAACTTGTCACAAGTTCATATAACTcttgcaacaacaaaataacaGTTCGATAATCATAGTATAAATCTTATTCTTCACATGATAACATACAATAGACAGGTCCATTCATTTATCGCGACTCATGCCTTCCTCCACCACCGGGGGCATTGGAGCCATTGCCACTTCACGGTTCCTTTCTTCGATATTTCCATGCCATCCTAaatacaataaataaataaattgatttgattaaaaaaCTTCATTAgctgcttatatatatatatatatatatatatatatatataaatcagcACTAATCCAATATAGCGGTCAAAGCAATTTGCAATATATAATTCAATTCCCATCtacttttccttttcatttccacaggtttttattttcttctagaGGTTTTTAAACGCCCACTTGGTTTGAACTATGAAAAGGACTTCTATCTTTCTATGTTTTCTTTTCCTGACCAAATCATCTCTTCTATGTGTGTTTTCCACAAACCTCTATTCAGATGATCAccaacattttctttgttcGTCCTCATattgaagttttttttcttttcaatgtcTAATTAAATTCaccataacaaaaaaaaattactcctCACTTGACCATGTATATCCTGGATTCCTAGTAAAAATAGATGTTATATGCATCTGACTTAAATTCTGGGGTGCACAATGAGAATGAAAGCAATTAAATCTGGAATTGTTGAAGAAGATTATTAGCTAGAAATTAATCAAGTATATATGTACCGATGGCCATGTCAAAACCGCGACTCTTGAGCTCACGGTACTCCTGGCACAAGGCGCATTGCTCGCAGAAGAAATGAACCAAACAATCACCACAAGGGCTCGATTCCAAAGCGTACTGCCGCCTCATCTTCGAGCGGTAGAAGCATGAATAGATGCAAGGACAAGTAGTCACACAAGCAATCAGTGTGTACAGTGCTCCACTTGCACCACAAGCTGCATATACATAATCATATGCAACACCAATATTTCCAGATCAAATCTCTAAATTAATACTGCAACATGTAAATATACAAGGaaagaaataagaagaaaacaTTATAGTAGAAACTTACATGTAGAACCTTTGTCCACAATCTCAGCAATTTGACCAAAAGTGATGCATGGACAACAGAAGGTTATGCAGCCTGTACATACACATAAAACTAGTTAGTTTCGATTTAATTACTTTGGGGCAGATTGGGTCGATTAATTGGAGAAGAGCAAGAGTAGATGGAGTGAGTTACAGTTTTTGGGATCGGAGAAGCAGTCGCAGAGGCCGGATTTCCACGGCTCAGGGGCTCTAGTGTGGTGTTGATAAGGATGAGGAGCAGGCATCTCAGAGTTGCTCTTGTCATATTGATCAGGATGTTGATGATGAGCAGGATGACTATAATAGGGGTTGCTGGAGCTCACCGGAATACCCGTTGGCGGAGAAGCATCGGTGGTCTCCGAGAACTTCTCGTAAGAACTCGGCTTTGATGAGTACATGGTGAGGATGATGAAGATTAGATCGATTAGATAGGATGGAGAACTCAAGCAGGCCTCGACTCTTTGTAGAGAAAATGAGGCAGAAGACTTTGAAAAAgacttattaattaattaaaagtgaATAAATAGATAATCAAGTCTCGAATGGAGGGCCGTTGCATTACTCATTCCTTGACGCGACCACAAGTCCCCACGTGCGTGTGTGCTACTCCGATGGAAGGTGAGTTGAACCGCTGCTTCCGGCGATTGAGCATTAGTATTGTGATAATACTAAAATAACCATTTCAACATAAGAGTATCTAGAAGActatttattttggttttttttttttttcgtgtgaTATATACAAATAAATTAAAGGAGCTTCTAATTGGTATTTAGACAtccccacttaatagacctccaacttacttttacaaataaccaggATGTTATCTACATCTCCCTAATTTTTCCATAATACCCATCATCTaataatatcaataaaaaaaaaaatttagactgTTCTATTCATATACCTCCAAAATCAGTAGTTAGActtccattaatttttgaacatttcacaatattattttactCTTGATACGACTAagctttaaaaaataaaaataaaaaaaactttcagTTGATAGCTCTCTTTCTCCCTCCACCCCTCCCTTTTCTTATTGTTGTATTTTGTAGGCATATGATCTTTAGAGGCCAAGAGTTCATTTCTTCAACTTCTTCTGTCGTTTCATATATTTGCTCGATGAGAACAGTACGCTCCAATGGATGAGTATGATTTTAAGAGAAAGTGGTATGTTGGTGTTTTGGTTagagaatattgcatatccAAAATTGACTCGAGGAACCACAAAATAAGAAACTAGTCTGTTGATGAAGaccataacaaaaataaaagggcAAAAATGGCATGAGGATGACCATTTGTTgatttcatacctctaaaagggaaaagacttttttaattttttttttcttttgtgtctttattagtaatttgatatgagttgacaaagtcaactatttcttgaaaaaagaaagaggtgcaaataccaattttggaggtatgaatagaagctctcataaattaattttttaaaagaacaagaaagacTTGAAGTCTTGAACAAAGGTTAAAAAGTTTGGCGGAACGGGTCTGGCTTGGCCTTTGACTAATCATTAACTAAATATTTTGTAGAAAGATAATAGAGAGCGTCTTAAATTTAAATCTCTCATcccaaaataaaaagtaatgcGTATATGTAATGTTATAACTATTTTGACCATAAATAAAGGCATACAAGCCACAACTTACAACCCACGAAAATGCAACTATAAATGAAATCCTTAattatttattcttttattaatttatacataaaaaaattaaacattaaATAAATTCACAATTTCAACGTTATaataacaacaaaataataataatcatagcaTAAATCTTCTTCCTTTACATAATAGCAGACAATATAACTTTGAATAAACTCTTGATATGTTCATTTATCACGACTCATGCCTTCCTCCACCATCGGGGGCACCGGGGCCATTGCCACTTCGTGGTTCCTTGCATCCATATTTCCATCCCATCCTAAAACAATTAATTGATCAA belongs to Rosa chinensis cultivar Old Blush chromosome 4, RchiOBHm-V2, whole genome shotgun sequence and includes:
- the LOC112200417 gene encoding protein PLANT CADMIUM RESISTANCE 2, whose amino-acid sequence is MYSSKPSSYEKFSETTDASPPTGIPVSSSNPYYSHPAHHQHPDQYDKSNSEMPAPHPYQHHTRAPEPWKSGLCDCFSDPKNCCITFCCPCITFGQIAEIVDKGSTSCGASGALYTLIACVTTCPCIYSCFYRSKMRRQYALESSPCGDCLVHFFCEQCALCQEYRELKSRGFDMAIGWHGNIEERNREVAMAPMPPVVEEGMSRDK